In Desulfoferula mesophila, the genomic window CGTCTCGATGGGCCAGTTGTCGATCTTGTAATAACCGGCCATGGACTTGGCGCCCATCACCGAGGTGTAGATCTTGCTGGGCTTGATGGCCTCGATGGTCTCCTTGAGCGAACCGGAGTGATCCGGCTCCATGTGGTTGACCACCAGGTAGTCGATCTCGGTGGGGTCCATCAGGTTGTGCAGGCGGTGCACCAAATCCAGATAGAACGGCTTTTTGACCGTGTCGAAAAGCGCCACCTTTTCGTCCTTGGCCAGGTAGGCATTGTAGGTGCTGCCCTTGTAGGTGGAGTACCCGTGAAAGTCACGGATGTTCCAGTCCACGGCTCCCACCCAATAAATGCTGTCCTTTATTTCAACCGGTTTCATAACAGCTTTCGCTCTCAGATTGAATTGGCCTGATTCCACAAGTGAAAAAGGCCGGGCCCCAGGCCCGGCCCCAAGATGCTCTTAGTCTTCCGGCTCGAATTGATCCTTGGAAGCGCCGCAGACCGGGCAGGACCAGTCGTCGGGCAGATCTTCGAAGGCGGTACCCGCGGCCACGCCGCTGTCAGGGTCGCCCTTGGCCGGGTCGTAAACGTAACCACAAACTCCGCATACGTACTTCTTCATTATTCAACAGCTCCCGTTGCAAGCGTGTACTAGGCTTCGGCTTTCCAGTGCCCGTGCTTGTTGCAATACTCGCGGGCGGTGACCCCCGAGGCGTCGACCTTGAAAGTGGCCTCGGGCGCCTGGCCGGGGCTCAGGAACTCCATATAAGCCTTGTCGCCGGCCACCAGTTCGATCCACTGGATGTAGTGCTCGGCCTCCATGGGATGGGCCACGCTGCCGACCTTCACCTTGTAGCCGCCGTCCACCTTCTCGATCACCGGCACGTGCTTTTCCTTGGCCGCGTCCACGGTGTTCTCGCTCTGCAGCACCATGGGCTGGCCGCAGCAAACCAACTCGCCGCCGCCGGCGATCAGCAATTCCACGATATTGCCACATACTTCGCATTTATAAACTTGCAGCCGTTGCTCGGCCATGACGCGCCTCCTTGATAAAGCTATATCGATTTGGTTTAAGTCTTACTTTATATAGTAAGCGCCGGTTACCAGTTTTCGCAAATCAGGGCGAAATGAGCCTGGGGATGGGCGCAGGCCGGGCACTCGTAAGGCGCGGCGTCACCTTCATGGATGTAGCCGCAGTTCATGCAGCGCCACACCACCGGGGCGGGGCGTTTGAACACCAGGCCGTTTTCGATGTTGGCGGCCAGGGCCAGGTAACGCTCCTCGTGGAACTTCTCGGCGACCGCGATGTTGCGGAATACCCGAGCGATCTCCTCGAAGCCTTCCTCGCCGGCCACCTTGGCGAAGTCGGGGTACATCTGGCCCCACTCGTAGTTCTCGCCGGCCGCGGCGGCCTTGAGGTTTTCCACGGTGGCGCCGATGACGCCGGCCGGGAAAGCGCCGCTTATCATGACGTCGCCGCCCTCCAGGAACTTGAAAAAGCGTTTGGCGTGCTCCTTCTCCTGGTTGGCGGTTTCGGTGAATATCTCGGAAATCTGGCGGTAGCCCTCTTTCATGGCCTGCGAAGCGAAATAGGTATAACGGTTGCGGGCCTGGGACTCGCCGGCAAAGGCGGTTAGCAGGTTTTTTTCGGTTTGGCTGCCCACAAGGCTGGACATAAATCTCTCTCCGTTCAGCTTAGCGTGTAGTGAATGACGTGTAGCGGGGTTAGCCCTTGAGGGTCTTCTTACCCGAATCGGTGATAGCGTATTTGCAGCGAACCGGGCTGTCCACCAGGCCGTCCTTCTTGAGGGCGGTCATGGTGCCGGAAACTGATTTGCTTTCCATTCCAGCCTGTTCGGCCACTTGTTTGTTGCTCATGGGCTCTTTGGCCTTGGCGAGCACAGACAAAACCTTCTTGGCTTCAGACGTAGTCTGGGCGGCCATTGGTAAATCTCCTTATAACTATACGGGAAAAGACAGGCTATTGTCTCGTTTTTAAAGCCTCCTGGCAGGTGGCGCAACGCCCCACGAATTCCAGGCGATGTCCCAACACCTCGAAGCCGGACTCATCGGCCACCCGGTCTTCCATGCCCGCCAAAAGATCCATGTCCACATCGAAAACCCTGCCGCAATCCACGCAGCGCAGGTGATAGTGGTTCATGGTGTTGCCGTCGAAACGCATTTCCTGACCGGCAACGTCTATCTTTTGAAGCATGCCCGCTCGGGACAGGATGTCCAAATTGCGGTATACGGTGCCCAAGCTGATGCGCGGCAGGCGCCGGCGCACCATATTGCAGAGCTCACCCGCAGTGGGGTGGCTGGTTACGCCTTTGAGCACCTCCATGATGACCTGGCGTTGGGTTGTCATACGAAGCTTTTCCGGGGTTTCCATGATGGCCTCCCAATAATCATTCCTAATATTTAAATTAAGCTAGAATCTCACTCTTGTCAAGCTCTTGGGAGGACATGCACCAAGAAGCCGCAAAGCAGGAGAGCTCGTGAAAACCGTTTGGCAGAGGAGAGTATGCATAGACAAAGGCGGTCATGTCAAGTTGTCGTGGTAGGCGTAACCATTACTTGTAAGCGTTATCTAGCCTAAAACCATAGCACTTACAGCGCCGACTGGCCAGGCAACGTACCGCCCTGGTCTACTGCCCCCTCAAAACCCGCGCAAAGGCGTCAAAGGCCGGTTGGCCGAAAAGCACAAAGCGCACCTCGTCGAACTTGCCGGGATTTTTCTCTATACCCTGACGCACCGCCTCCAGGGCCACCTTGGCCGCCGCATCCAGCGGATAGCCGTAGGCCCCGGTGGACAGGCTGGGAAAGGCCACGCTCCTGAGTCCGTGTTGGGCGGCCAGGTCCAGGGAGCTCTTGTAGGCGCTGGCCAGCAGGCGCGCGTCCTCCGGCCGCCCCCGGTAGATGGGCCCCACGGTGTGGATGACCTTTTTGGCCTTCAAGCGCCCAGCGGTGGTTATCACCGCCTCACCGGTGGGACAGGAGCCGATCTTGCGGCACTCGGCCATGATCTCCGGGCCGCCCGCCCGGTGGATGGCCCCGTCCACACCGCCGCCCCCGGCCAGGCGGCTGTTGGCCGCGTTGACGATGGCCTCGGTATCGGCCTGGGTTATGTCCCCCTGGGTCAGCACCAGGCGGGTTTGGCCTATCATCTTTTCCATGACTCACCCCCTCAATTGTTCAGCAGGGCGCGGGGAAAGAAGAAATACAGCTTGCCGATATTCTTCATGCGCCCGGCCAGGGCTCCGGCCTGGGGCCCGGAGCCGAAGAACAGGTCCAGCCGCCCCGGCCCCCGGATGGCCCCCCCGGTGTCCTGGTTGAACACGAAGCGGGCCAGCGGCGCGGTCTTGCCCTCCGGCGCGGGCAGCGTGCCGGTCACGTAGCCCAGGGCCAGGCCGGGGAACAGGCGGCGGTCGGTGGCCACGCTGCGCCCGGCGGTGAGGGGCTGGCCAAAGCAGCCCAAGGGGCCGCCGATGACCGGCAGGGGCCGGAAAAACACGTACGAGGGATTGTGACTGAGCACCTGGCGCAGGTACTGGGGATTGGCCTCCAAATAGGCCTGGATGCCCTGCATGGACATGCTGCCCGGTTCCATCATTTTTTTATTCAAGAGCATCTTGCCGATGGAGCGATAGGGGCGGCCGTTGCTGGCCGCGTAGCCCACCCGGCGGCGCGAGCCATCGGCGAACTCCAGTTGCCCCGAGCCCTGGATGTGCAGGAAAAACACCTCCACCGGGTCGGACACGTAGCCCAGCACCTCGGCCTTGCCCTCGATGACCTTGTTGAAGTCGATGGCCTCGCGGTCGGGATAGGGCCGCACCCGGTGGTTCTTGACCTGCCCCACCAGTTGCTTGGCCGGGTACTGCTCCCCGAACTGGCGCAGATCGATCCACACCAGGTCTTCGGGCAGGGCATACACCGGATACTGGAACGCGCCCTGGGGCTTGCGGCGGGCCTGGAGCACGGGCTCGTAATAGCCGGTCATGAGCACCTCGCCCTGGCCGTCGCGGCCCACCGACTCCAGCAGGACGTATTTTTCCTGCAGGGCCCGGGAGCGCTCCACCGGGTCGGGCAGGCGGTAGAGCAGGTCTTTTAGCTCCTCCAGCATGGCCGCCATCTGGGCCGCGTTCATGCGGTAGGGACCAAAGGTGAAGCTTTTGTCCTGATTGGTTTTGCGCAGATAGGCCAGGGAGGACTCGGCGGCCTGGAAAAATCCCCGCGCCCCCAGGTCGTCCAAGAGCAGCGGCCAGTCGTCATTGGCCACCAGCCGGAGGGTGTTCTGGGCGGTGGGGGCGGGCGGCGGGCCGGGCGTGGCGCAGGCGGCCAGCAGGGCCAAGACGGCCAGCAGCGTGATCCAGGCGAATCGGCATAGATTGGTTTGGCGCTTGTTCATGGATTCATCCTAAGCGCAGCCCGGCCTTGGCATCAAGAGCCAGGCAGGAACATCGCCACCCCCTGGCCCCGCTGCACCCCGGCCAGGCGGGCCACGGTGGCACATTTGGCCAGGAACAACATGAGCAGGGGCCAGGGCGCCCCGCCCCGCTCCAGCATGTCCCGGGCCAAGGCCAGGGTCTCGAAATGGCCCATACCCTTGGCCACCACCAGGTCGGCCCCGGCCAGCAGCTCGCTCAGCTCCGGCGGCGCGGCCAGGGGATCCAGGCCCACCGCCGCGGGGGCGATGCCCCGCACCTGGCCCAGCCCGAAGCTCTCGCCCGCCGCCTCCAGGTCGGCCAGGCTCAAGTCGTTCTGCACCGGTCCGGCCTTGACCACGTAGTGCACCTGGCAGCCCCGGCCCATGAGGTGCCCGGCCAGCAGACGGTCAAAGGACTGCTCCCCGCAGTTGTCGGCCAGAATTACTACCCGCGCGCCGGGGCGCAGCCGGGCCTCGGCCAGTTCCAGGTCGTCGCGGCCCAGCTCCAGGGCGCCCCCCTGTTCCCACAGGCGGCTGGTGTCGGCCAGGCAGAAATGGTCCAGGGCGTTGCCCATGATGGCCAGCCTGGCCCGGGCGGCAAAGGTGTCGGGCGCCTGGCTCAGGCGCTCGGCGGCCGAGCGGGCCGTCACGAAGTCATGCTGTTTCTTGGCGGCAAAGGGGTCCGCGCCCTTGGTGCGCCCGCCCACGTAGGCGAAAAACTCGCTGGCAATAAAGGCCGGAGCCTCTTCCTTGGCCAGTCCTCGCGCGGTGATGCGCTCTATGTCCTGGCGCAGTTCCTTCTCCCGGGCGGGGGTCAGCTCCAACCCGGCCAGGACCTGCTCGCCCAGGCGCTGCAAACAGGCGGGGCATTCCTCGCCGGGGATGCGGCTCACGCCAGGCGCTCCCTGAGGCTGGGCCAGGACCAATCCACCGGCACTCGTAGGCACTGTCCGTCGCGGTTGGCATACAGCAGGTGCCCGGCCTCCTGGCCGCGCAAAAACAAATCCCTGGTCAGCTCCACGTCGGCCTGGCAATAGGCGGTCAGCTCCTCCAGGCGGCCCTGGTTCCACCAATCCACCGCCTGCAAACCGTCGGCGGTCTTGGCCGCGCCCAGGGTGGCCCCGGCCAGGGCGTCCAGGCTCAGGCGGTGGCCCAGGGACTGCTGCACGTCCAGCATCAGGTCGAGGTTGGGCAGAGAGCGCAGGTCGGCCGCGGTGTAGGCGCTGAGCACCTGATAGTCGAAACGCATGTGGTTGAAGCCGATGACCAGCTCCAGCTCGCTCAGGCGCTTGATCAAATCGAGCACCTGGTCTTCGCTATAAGAGATGAACTCGTCCCTGACCGAGTCGTAGAGCACGGCCACGCTCACCCGCATGAGGTGGATGTTGTTCCAGCCGCCAACCTGGTTGGCCAGCTTCTGGGTCTCCAAATCGAACACCCCGTAGGCCAGGGGGTGCTCCCTGGAGCGCACCGGGGGCGGAGCGATCACCTGGGGCGCGGGGGCGGCGCAGGGCTCCGCCTCTTCCAGGGGCAGCTTGCCCAGGAGCAGGCGGGTGAGCATCAGGGCCCCTAGTTTGTCCAGGGGCTTGTTGCCCGAGCCGCATTTGGGCGAGTACACGCAGGCCGGGCAGCCCTCCTCGCAATCGCAGGTGGCCAGTAGCTCCTCCACCTTTTCCAAGAGCTCCTCGATGAGCCCATAGCCCCGCTCGGCCAGGCCCACCCCGCCGGGCACCCCGTCGTAGATGAACACCCCGGCCTTGCCGGTCTGGGGGTGCAGGGGGATGGAGATGCCCCCGATGTCCCCCCGGTCGCACAGGGCGAACAAGGGGAACATGGCGATGGCCACGTGCTCCAGGGCGTGGATGGAGCCCATGAAGTGGCGGCCCGCCCGCTCCAGGCTGCGGCGCACCACGTCCTCGATGTCCATCCACAGACCCACGGTCTCGAAGGTCAGCGGCGGCAGCTCCAGGGGATAGACCCCCATGAGGTCGCCCCCGGAGAGCCGGCGGCGCTCGTAGCCGTTGACCACCTCGGTGACCTTGAGCCGCCCCTTGCGCACCAGGAAGTTGGCCACCGGGCGGCGGCCGGTCTCCTCCAGGATCTCGGTCTCCTTGTCGCTGCGGGCCCGGGTGTAATAGTCGGCATCCAAAGGAGTCACCCGCACCTTGCGGTGCTCCAGGTCCAGCTCCTTGACCAGGTAGGTGCGGCCCCGGTGCAAATACACCGCGCCGGGGTGGCCCTCCTTGAATACCCTCACCCCGTCGAAGGAGCCCACCACCGTGCCTTTGTGGTCCACGATGGCCAGGCTCTCCCCGGCCCCGCGCAGGTCCACCAGGCGCTGGGGCCGTTTGCGGGGGGTGAAATAGCGGGTGCCCGCCGCGTCCAGCAGCAGCTTGCCGTCCTCCATGGCCAGGCGCACCGCCTCGGGGTGGCCCACCGGGGGCAGGAACTCGTCGTCCACGGCCAGGGGCTCCTCGGCCGCCGCGCAGACCAGGTGCTGGGCCACTATCTGGGGGTTGGCCGCGTCCAAGACCGCCGCCTCCACCGGCTGGGCAAAAAACTCCGCCGGGTGGGAGAGCACCCATTGGTCCAGGGCGTCGGGCCCGCCCACCAGCACCACCGCGCTGTCGCGCCCGGCCCGCCCCACCCGGCCGCCCCGCTGCCAGGTGTTGATCTGGCTGCCGGGATAGCCCACCAGGATGCACAAATCCAGGCCGCCGATGTCGATACCCATCTCCAGGGCGCTGGTGGTGACCACCCCGGCCAGGCGTCCGGCGGCCAGGTCGGTCTCGATGCCCCGGCGCTCCTCGGGCAGAAAACCGGCCCGGTAACCGGCCACCAGGCCCTTGAGCTCGGGATGGGCCCGCGTCACCCAGGTGTGGATCAGCTCGGTGTGGATGCGGCTCTTGGTAAAGCAGATGGTGGACAGGCCCTGCCCCACCGCCTGGGCCAAAAGGTAACTGGCCGTGGTGGAGGCCGCGCCGCTGGGGTTGACCAAGACAAAGGAGCGCCCGGCGGCCGGGGCCCCGCAAAAGTCGATGATCTGCTCCGGGGCGAAGGGCCGCCCGGTAAGGGCCTCGGCGTGCTCGCCGGGGTTGGCGATGGTGGCCGAGCTGAGCACGAAGCTGGGGCGGCTCCCCCGTTTGGCGGCCAGGCGCAACAGGCGGCGCAGCACCGAGGCCACGTGACTGCCGAACACCCCCCGATAGGCGTGCACCTCGTCGATAACGATGTACTTGAGGCGGCTCAGGAAATTGTCCCAGGCCGAGGGAAAGGCGCAGATGGCCGCGTGCACCATGTCCGGGTTGGAGATGATCACCGGCGGCGGCTTTTGCCTGAGCTTGCGGCGGCGGCCGTCCGGGGTGTCGCCGTCGTAGATGTCGGCCACCGGCCCCAGGCCCGCGTGCAGGGCCAATTGGTTGAGCGCGCTCATCTGGTCCTGTTCCAGGGCCTTCAGGGGGAACAGGAACAGGGCCGTGGCCGAGGGCTCGGCCAGGATGCGCTCCAAGACCGGCAGGGCGTAGACCAGGGTCTTGCCCGAGGCGGTGGGGGTGGCCGTGACCACGTCACGCCCGGCCCGCACCAGGTTCAGAGCGGTGGCCTGGTGGGAGTAGAGCCGCTCAACTCCCTGGGCGGCCAGGGCCCGCACCAGGCCCGGCGGCAGCGGCGGGTCCGGCTCGCCGTAGGCGGCCTCGCGGGCGGCGATATCCTCCACGTGCACCACCTCGGCCGCCAGACGGTGGCTGCGTTTCAAAGAGGAAACAAAGCTCTTTAGCTCGCCGCTCATGGCCATGGTGTACCACGGGACGCAACGTACGTCTAGCTCCGTGCTAAAGAGGCCCTTTTCAAGGGCTTGACACCTTGACATACCAAGGCCGGTTTGTTATCAAGTGATGTTAGTTTATTAATAGCGCGGCAAGGCAAAGAGCATGGCTGCAACCCCCAAAACCGGGGCTCCCGGCCCGGCGGGAAACCGCGGGACGGCCTCCACACCTAAAATGGTGTTTGGAGGTTTTTTTTGGGCCAACGCCGCCGATTTCACCCGTAATAAGGAGGGCAAGTGAGCCTCAAGCGACGCAACATGCTGGGTCTCTACGGGGTGAGCGCCGAGGAGATCACCACCGTTTTGGACACCGCCGAGTCGCTTAGGGAAATCAGCGCCCGGCCCATCAAAAAAGTCCCCACCCTCCGGGGCAAGACCATCGTCCATTTCTTCTACGAGGCCTCCACCCGCACCCGCACCTCTTTTGAGATCGCGGCCAAGCGCCTCAGCGCCGACACGGTGAGCTTGTCGGCCTCCACCAGCAGCCTGACCAAGGGCGAGACCCTCATCGACACGGCCAAGAACCTCTTGGCCATGAGCCCGGACCTCATTGTGATGCGCCATTCCCAGAGCGGCGCGCCCCACCTGTTGGCCAAGCACATCCCCTGCTCCATCATCAACGCGGGCGATGGGGCCCACGAGCACCCCAGCCAGGGGCTTCTGGACCTACTCACCATCCGCCGGGCCAAAGGCCGCCTGGACGGCCTGAAGGTCTCCATCATCGGCGACATCACCCACTCGCGGGTGGCCCGCTCCGACATCATCGGCCTGAACACCATGGGCAGCCAAGTCACCGTCTACGGCCCGCGCACCCTGTTGCCCCCGGCGGTGGAAACCCTGGGGGTCCGGGTGGCCGGCTCCATGGAAGAGGCGGTGCAAGACGCGGACGTGATCATCATGCTCAGGGTGCAGCAGGAGCGCCTCACCGACGTGCTCTTCCCCTCCCTGCGCGAATACGCCCAGCGCTTCGGCCTGGGGCTCAGGCACCTCAAGGCGGCCAAGCCCGACGTGGTGATCATGCACCCCGGCCCGGTGAACCGGGGGGTGGAGCTGGCCCCCGAGGTGGCCGACGGGCCCTGGTCGCTGATCCTGGATCAGGTGGCCAACGGGGTGGCGGTGCGCATGGCCCTGCTTTACCTCTTGATCGGACCGGAGACCCCATGAGCCAGCCCAGGCCCCTACTCCTGAAGAACGGCCGTTTGCTGTGCCCGGACAGCAACACCGACCAAACCGGCGACCTCTTATTGGAAGGCGGACTCATCTCCGCGGCGGGCGGCGAGCTGCAGGCCCCGGAGGGGGCCGAGGTAATCGACTGCTCCGGCAAGTGGGTGGCGCCGGGTCTCATCGATCTGCACGTGCATCTGAGGGAGCCGGGCCACGAATACAAGGAAGACATCGCCAGCGGCACCGCGGCGGCGGCGGCGGGCGGTTTCACGGCCGTGTGCTCTATGCCCAACACCAACCCGGTGAACGACAGCGCGGCGGTGACCGAGATGATCCTGGAGCGGGCCCGCAAGGTGGGCTCCTGCCGGGTCTACCCCGTGGGGGCCATCACGCCGGGCCTCAAGGGCGAGGGCCTCACCCAGATGGCCGAGCTGAAACAGGCCGGTTGCGTGGCGGTGAGCGACGACGGCCACCCGGTGAGCGACAGCCGCCTGTTGCGCCGGGCCATGGAATACGCCGCGGGCTTCGATCTGCCGGTGATCTGCCACAGCGAAGACACGGCGCTATCGGCCGGAGGGGCCATGCACGAGGGCCCCATGGCCACCGCCCTGGGCCTGCCGGGCATCCCGGCCGAGGCCGAGGTGAGCGCCGTGGAGCGCGACCTGACCCTGGCCGGGCTCACCGGGGCCCGGGTGCACATCGCCCACATTTCCTGCGCGGGCAGCGTGGCCGCCCTGGGCCGGGCCCGGGCGGCGGGCTGGGCGGTGAGCGGCGAGACCGCGCCCCACTACCTGGCCCTGTGCGATCAAGACGTGGGCGGTTACGACACCCACCGCAAGATGAACCCGCCCCTGCGCTCGGCCGCCGACCGCGAGGCGGTGCGCCAGGCCCTGGCCGAAGGGCTTATCCAGGCCCTGGCCACCGACCATGCTCCCCACTCGGTCTTGGAAAAAGAGCTGGAGTTCGGCTTCGCCGCCTTTGGGGTCACCGGCCTGGAGACCGCCCTGGGCGTCATGCTGGAGCTGGTCGCCGAGGGCCTGCTCAGCCCCCTGGCCATGATCGAACGCATGAGCGCCTCTCCGGCCCGCCTGCTGGGCCTGCCCGGCGGCGAGCTGGGCGTGGGCTCCCCGGCCGACGTGGTGGTCATCGACCCCCAGGCGGCCTGGACCGTGGACCCGGCCCGGATGCGCTCCAAGTCGGCCAACACCGCCTTTGCCGGGCGTGAACTGCCCGGCCGGGCGCTCCTCACCGTGTGTGGCGGCGAGGTAACCTTCCGCCTGGAGGGATGAACGTGAGACGCCTGCGCGGCCTTATCAGCTCCGAAGCCATCGCCCTGGTAAGCGCCATCTGCATCGTGCTCATACTCCTGGGGGCCCACTACCAGCGCCAGATAGACGACATGGACCAGCAGGCCCTCAAGGTGGCCCAGCAGGTCTACGAGATATTGACCCCGCCTCCCTCCGCGCAGGCCGCGCCCACCGACCAGACCTCCCCGGCCGCGCCCGTGGCCCCCGCTCAGAACCCCGGCGAAATCCTGGCCAAGGAGCTCAAGGCCCCGGCGCCCATCGAGGTCAAGGTCCTGGACAACCACCCCCAGGCCTGGAAGGTGTTGGTGTGGCATCCCCAGGGCGTGGTGCATTACCTGGTCACTCCCCAGGGAGTCACCCAAAAGGTGCGCTAAAGCCTTGGCTCGTAGGCAATCCCAAAAAGAAGACAACCTGGTGCGCATCCTGCGCTACGCCCTGGGCGTGGCCCCGGCCGAGTTCGCCCTGTTGCCCGACGACGAGGGCTGGGTACCGGTCAAGGAGCTCTTGGCCGCCCTGCACCAGGAGGAGGGCTGGAAGCACCTGCGCCAGGGCATGCTGAACGACGCGGCCTCCCGTCTGGTCCCGGAGCTGGTGGAACTGGATGACAAGCGCATCCGGGTGAGCGAGCGTAGCTTTCAGCCGCCCGACTACGGCGCGGCCCCCCCGGCCCACCTCTATCTGGGGGCCCGGCGCAAGGCCTGGCCGGTGCTCAAGCGCCGGGGCCTGGAAGAGACCCACGACGGCCGCCCCTGGATCTTGTCCGCCACCCCCGAGGCGGCCCTCAGGCTGGGGGAGCGGCGCGACTCCGAGCCGGTGCTGATCACCGTGCAGGCCCACCAGGCCTCGGACCAGGGAGCTCTGTTCCCGGCCTGGGGCGAGTATTTCCTCTGCGCCTGGGCTCCGGCCGCCTGCCTCATGGGCCCTCCCATCGAAGAAACGGTCATCCCCAAGAAACCGGCCAAGCCCAAGCCAGCCCCGGCCGGACCGGCCATGCCCGCGGCGGATTCCATGCCCGGCTCGTTTTTGGTAGACCCGGACGACGTGGAGAAGCCCTACAAGCGCAAGGGCATCACCAAGGACATCCCCTGGAAGAGGGAGCGCCGTAAGGATCGGCGGGGGAAGTGATCCTAGGCGATTCTACGAATGGTTGCTTCCATGAGCAATTTATAGTCTAAGGGGGGGGACAATGAAACTTAAAGCTTTGACTATAACTAATTTCGCAGGTATTGGCGAACCTGGGATCACGGTTCCCATAGATGATATCGTGGTCTTAATTGGACCGAACAATAGCGGAAAATCATCAGTCCTTGACGCATACGAGGCTTTTGCAAATACAGGCGCAGCATTACCAGTAAAATCATTCCATAATGAAGACCCACATAACACAGTCGAAATAATAGGCATCTTTACCGAAATAACTGACGACGACAGAGAAGCACTTAGTAGCAAATGGGAATATCAAGATACTCAATTCGGTCATGCAATGAAATTAAAATGGGAATGGGCAAATCCCGAGCAAGGCGGGTTAAAATATTCCTGGAATCCAGAAAAAGGCGAATGGGTTAAGGGTGGCATGGGAGGCTGGGATACTTTAATTACAAGTAGAATACCTGTTCCGTTACGAATCAAGCCAACAGATGATCACGAAATTACAGAAAAGCAAATAATTGATATTCTCACATCTGCTGCGAAAGCTGCACTTAAGAAAGATGGAACAAAGGCAAATAAAGTTCTCTCCGAGTTGCAATCTCTTGCAGATAGCTTTGTAAAAGAGGTACAGGAAGACCTTGATGATGTATGCAAAAATATAACAAATAAAATTAATCCAATTTTCCCAGGGCACAAAGTGGAGTTCCAACAATCGATCGGGAAAATAGATCCAGATAAAATAATCAGTACTGGAAGCCATATTCGCATAAGTGAACCTGATAAAGACTCTATACCTCTTAGCCACCAAGGGGCGGGCATGCGGCGGACTTTCTTGTGGTCATCCCTTGGCACTCTGGCTGAGATGGGCAAAGTAAAACAAAAGAAAACGGCCATTCCGCCAGAAAGGCAGAGAATTTTATTAATCGAGGAACCAGAGTCTTTTTTACACCCTCCAATGATACGAAGTGCACGTGACGCTTTATATCAATTAGCAGAAATCGCTGAATGGCAAGTAATGACATGCACACACTCGCCAATTTTTATTGATGTTTCAAAGCCTCATACAACAATTCTCAGAATTGAGAAAAAAACATTCGGATCACCTAGAGTGTTTCGTTCTAGCGACGCGAATTTTTCGGAAGATGACCGAGAACAGCTGCGAATGGTACGGTCTTGCCATCCCACAGTTGCAGAATTTTTCTTCGCTGATACGGTATTACTAGTTGAAGGCGAAACAGAACATGCCATATTTACCTACCTGATGTCTCAAGATAATGGCGATAGTGGCCATTGGTGTCATGTAGTAAATTGTATGGGAAAGCCAAACATACCGCTATTTGCTAAAATTCTTAATCAATTCGGTACTCCCTATACAATTATTCACGATACAGACTCTCCCAAAGTGCAGAGATCAGGAAAATGGATCGCCAGTGGCATGTGGACAATTAATAAACGTATTGCGGAAGTGGTTGGGTTCCGTGATGGCAAACTACCACCATGCAGCTTGTTAGCTCACATTCCTGACTTTGAAGGATATTATTTTGGGGAAAAGATAAAAAGTAACAAGCCATATCATGCTATTTCTAAGGTAAGGAGTGCTGAATTTCAAGCGTCACCAAAATTTGCTGAACTCCTCAACATCATTCATGAGCCCAGCAAATGCGATCATGCTGGGATTTATTCGAGCTATAACGAGCTAAAAGTTAGAGTAAAAGACTGGGTCAGTGAAACGAAGCCTGCGCCTCCTGAGGCATGGGAGATAGAGGACTAAAAATCCCATGACATCGCCTTGT contains:
- a CDS encoding DEAD/DEAH box helicase — protein: MSGELKSFVSSLKRSHRLAAEVVHVEDIAAREAAYGEPDPPLPPGLVRALAAQGVERLYSHQATALNLVRAGRDVVTATPTASGKTLVYALPVLERILAEPSATALFLFPLKALEQDQMSALNQLALHAGLGPVADIYDGDTPDGRRRKLRQKPPPVIISNPDMVHAAICAFPSAWDNFLSRLKYIVIDEVHAYRGVFGSHVASVLRRLLRLAAKRGSRPSFVLSSATIANPGEHAEALTGRPFAPEQIIDFCGAPAAGRSFVLVNPSGAASTTASYLLAQAVGQGLSTICFTKSRIHTELIHTWVTRAHPELKGLVAGYRAGFLPEERRGIETDLAAGRLAGVVTTSALEMGIDIGGLDLCILVGYPGSQINTWQRGGRVGRAGRDSAVVLVGGPDALDQWVLSHPAEFFAQPVEAAVLDAANPQIVAQHLVCAAAEEPLAVDDEFLPPVGHPEAVRLAMEDGKLLLDAAGTRYFTPRKRPQRLVDLRGAGESLAIVDHKGTVVGSFDGVRVFKEGHPGAVYLHRGRTYLVKELDLEHRKVRVTPLDADYYTRARSDKETEILEETGRRPVANFLVRKGRLKVTEVVNGYERRRLSGGDLMGVYPLELPPLTFETVGLWMDIEDVVRRSLERAGRHFMGSIHALEHVAIAMFPLFALCDRGDIGGISIPLHPQTGKAGVFIYDGVPGGVGLAERGYGLIEELLEKVEELLATCDCEEGCPACVYSPKCGSGNKPLDKLGALMLTRLLLGKLPLEEAEPCAAPAPQVIAPPPVRSREHPLAYGVFDLETQKLANQVGGWNNIHLMRVSVAVLYDSVRDEFISYSEDQVLDLIKRLSELELVIGFNHMRFDYQVLSAYTAADLRSLPNLDLMLDVQQSLGHRLSLDALAGATLGAAKTADGLQAVDWWNQGRLEELTAYCQADVELTRDLFLRGQEAGHLLYANRDGQCLRVPVDWSWPSLRERLA
- a CDS encoding aspartate carbamoyltransferase catalytic subunit encodes the protein MSLKRRNMLGLYGVSAEEITTVLDTAESLREISARPIKKVPTLRGKTIVHFFYEASTRTRTSFEIAAKRLSADTVSLSASTSSLTKGETLIDTAKNLLAMSPDLIVMRHSQSGAPHLLAKHIPCSIINAGDGAHEHPSQGLLDLLTIRRAKGRLDGLKVSIIGDITHSRVARSDIIGLNTMGSQVTVYGPRTLLPPAVETLGVRVAGSMEEAVQDADVIIMLRVQQERLTDVLFPSLREYAQRFGLGLRHLKAAKPDVVIMHPGPVNRGVELAPEVADGPWSLILDQVANGVAVRMALLYLLIGPETP
- a CDS encoding dihydroorotase; its protein translation is MSQPRPLLLKNGRLLCPDSNTDQTGDLLLEGGLISAAGGELQAPEGAEVIDCSGKWVAPGLIDLHVHLREPGHEYKEDIASGTAAAAAGGFTAVCSMPNTNPVNDSAAVTEMILERARKVGSCRVYPVGAITPGLKGEGLTQMAELKQAGCVAVSDDGHPVSDSRLLRRAMEYAAGFDLPVICHSEDTALSAGGAMHEGPMATALGLPGIPAEAEVSAVERDLTLAGLTGARVHIAHISCAGSVAALGRARAAGWAVSGETAPHYLALCDQDVGGYDTHRKMNPPLRSAADREAVRQALAEGLIQALATDHAPHSVLEKELEFGFAAFGVTGLETALGVMLELVAEGLLSPLAMIERMSASPARLLGLPGGELGVGSPADVVVIDPQAAWTVDPARMRSKSANTAFAGRELPGRALLTVCGGEVTFRLEG
- a CDS encoding RNA 2'-phosphotransferase, which codes for MARRQSQKEDNLVRILRYALGVAPAEFALLPDDEGWVPVKELLAALHQEEGWKHLRQGMLNDAASRLVPELVELDDKRIRVSERSFQPPDYGAAPPAHLYLGARRKAWPVLKRRGLEETHDGRPWILSATPEAALRLGERRDSEPVLITVQAHQASDQGALFPAWGEYFLCAWAPAACLMGPPIEETVIPKKPAKPKPAPAGPAMPAADSMPGSFLVDPDDVEKPYKRKGITKDIPWKRERRKDRRGK